ctgaTAATCCCAATGTTATCCTCAGGCTTCTGGATTTCTTTGTTGGAGGTTTTCCCCCCAATGGTATCCCCCTGAAGggatgttcccaccaaatgagggAAATGGCTAGAAGACATAAGTGCCTTTTCAGGGTGGCACTCCATGTGCGGAGTGGCCTCCCCAGGGACATTTGCCTGGTACCTACATGCTGGCCTTTACTATCCCAGACTTTCTAAGCATTGATCCTAAGCAGGTCTTGGTTCTGTGCCCAGGGGGAAGCAGTAACCCGTTGTCAGAATTTCACACAAGTTTGCCCCTTGTGTTCCGTAGGGTTGCTTTCTTCCCGCTGCACATTGGAGACCACGTCTTCATCGAGGAGGACTGTGTCGTCAACGCAGCCCAGATCGGCTCCTACGTCCACATAGGCAAGAACTGCGTCATTGTAAGTGCGGCAGCTTCGTTGCATGTGCTCTCTTGGgcaggaatggggaaaatatGGCAATGTTTCCTGAAGCAATTTCTTTCTGTGAGCAGGTATTATGGCCCTCTAAGATCCTTCCAGGTGTTGACCTGTGGCACCTTAAACACTGGCCAGCTTATCCGGCTTGACACAGAAATGACAAGCTGGCATGCTCTTTGTTTCTTGGTTGGTGGTCTGCTTGGCAACATAGAGACCTTTCTTTGTTGTGTGTTTGGCATAAAGTCTGTTGTGCTTCCGCCCTGAAGTGTGAGTGTGCAGAGCAGTTGCTGAATTTTGTGCTGACTTATGCCATGTCCTTTTAGGGTCGCCGGTGCGTCCTGAAGGACTGTTGCAAAATCCTTGACAACACAGTGTTGCCCCCAGAAACGGTGGTCCCGCCCTTCACGGTCTTTTCAGGCTGCCCAGGTAAAGTGGAAGGGGAGTCAAGGGTGGGGTATGAGGGAAGCAACCCATGAAACAATGTGGGCCAGTTCCCAGCTGTCTGCAAACAGAAGATGCTCCTTTGGGCCCTGATGGGATGCTCATGCGCTCTTTCCATCTCCAGGCCTTTTCTCTGGAGAACTCCCCGAATGCACGCAAGAGCTGATGATTGACGTCACCAAGAGCTACTACCAGAAGTTCCTGCCCCTCACTCAGGTCTAGCACTCTGCATCCCAT
This genomic stretch from Sceloporus undulatus isolate JIND9_A2432 ecotype Alabama chromosome 8, SceUnd_v1.1, whole genome shotgun sequence harbors:
- the DCTN5 gene encoding dynactin subunit 5, whose amino-acid sequence is MELSEMLYNKSEYIETASGNKVSRQSVLCGSQNIVLNGKTIVMNDCIIRGDLANVRVGRHCVVKSRSVIRPPFKKFSKGVAFFPLHIGDHVFIEEDCVVNAAQIGSYVHIGKNCVIGRRCVLKDCCKILDNTVLPPETVVPPFTVFSGCPGLFSGELPECTQELMIDVTKSYYQKFLPLTQV